One segment of Chitinispirillales bacterium DNA contains the following:
- a CDS encoding capsular polysaccharide synthesis protein, translated as MKNTLREISEIGIDFLIDVLHTPRRIKSAKKAKKDILVQAEIAEKLDNYIADFLSGGIEQFSGIPKKPELIDKKIIWQFWYQGIDENIPKVVKACFNSVKTHSNGYEIIMLSKENMNDYIELPDFVWKRLNTGGYDITKLSNLVRLYLLSAYGGVWLDATIYLTKPIEESLLQKDFFAFQRSKTLPLDANIYIKYDPLYFSWSPAIQVRMLNSFMIAKPHNKIISDLLSILLEYWKKEEQTGHYFFFQICFNRMIQQDEWKNLNCEIIGDTDCHRFLIAGFNRFNRTLYDKTTARMNIHKLTLYWARKKIFDSSFAGFIINGKV; from the coding sequence ATGAAAAATACTTTAAGAGAAATATCTGAAATAGGAATAGATTTTTTAATAGATGTTTTACATACGCCGAGGCGGATAAAAAGTGCAAAAAAAGCAAAAAAAGATATTCTTGTGCAAGCCGAAATCGCAGAAAAATTAGATAATTATATTGCAGATTTTTTAAGCGGGGGAATAGAACAATTCTCAGGAATCCCTAAAAAACCGGAATTGATAGATAAAAAAATCATTTGGCAATTCTGGTATCAGGGAATAGACGAAAATATACCTAAAGTTGTAAAGGCATGCTTTAATTCCGTAAAAACACACAGTAACGGTTACGAAATAATTATGCTGTCGAAAGAAAATATGAACGATTATATCGAATTACCTGATTTTGTCTGGAAAAGATTAAATACCGGAGGGTACGACATTACAAAATTATCCAATCTTGTACGTTTATATTTGCTTTCGGCTTATGGTGGAGTCTGGCTTGATGCGACAATTTATTTAACCAAACCGATTGAAGAAAGTTTGTTGCAAAAAGATTTTTTTGCGTTTCAACGCAGCAAGACACTACCGCTCGATGCGAATATTTATATAAAATACGACCCTTTGTATTTCTCGTGGAGCCCGGCAATTCAAGTAAGAATGCTGAATTCTTTTATGATTGCAAAACCACACAACAAAATAATTAGCGACCTTCTTTCCATATTGCTTGAATATTGGAAAAAAGAAGAACAAACCGGACATTATTTCTTTTTTCAGATTTGTTTCAACCGAATGATACAACAGGACGAATGGAAAAACTTAAATTGCGAAATAATCGGAGACACTGACTGTCATAGATTTTTAATAGCTGGATTTAACCGTTTTAACCGGACGTTATACGATAAAACAACCGCCAGGATGAATATTCACAAATTGACGCTTTATTGGGCGAGAAAAAAAATCTTTGACAGTTCGTTTGCCGGTTTTATTATAAACGGAAAAGTATAA
- a CDS encoding capsular polysaccharide synthesis protein — translation MTTLANNLAKIVAPKIRQTMRAIKAKRHIPLQTEIAEKLDTYIADFLSGKIERFSAIPKKPELVGEKIFWQYWHQGINDGMPKIVISCLNSVKKHSNGYEIIMLTDKNVNDYIDLPDFVFEKFKKGGYSFAKLSNLVRLYLLSAYGGVWLDATIYLTKPIEESLLQKDFFAFQRSKTPPPDANIYIKYDPLYFSWSSTFQVKMLNSFMIAKPNNKIIADLLTILLEYWRKEAKTRHYFFFQICFNRMTQRDEWKNLNCEIIGDTDCHKFQTVALDKFDYRIYKEIVAKSDIHKLTYRFDRFGQISAGSFFDVLANGNLEQEKI, via the coding sequence TTGACAACATTGGCAAATAATCTCGCAAAGATTGTGGCGCCTAAAATAAGGCAAACCATGAGAGCGATAAAGGCAAAAAGACACATTCCTTTGCAAACCGAAATCGCAGAAAAATTGGATACTTATATTGCAGATTTTTTAAGTGGGAAAATAGAACGATTTTCGGCGATTCCTAAAAAACCGGAATTGGTCGGGGAAAAAATATTTTGGCAGTATTGGCATCAAGGAATAAACGACGGCATGCCCAAAATAGTTATCAGTTGTCTTAATTCCGTAAAAAAACATAGTAACGGTTACGAAATAATTATGTTGACGGATAAAAACGTAAACGATTATATTGATTTGCCGGATTTTGTTTTTGAAAAATTTAAAAAAGGCGGATATAGTTTTGCCAAATTATCCAATCTTGTGCGTTTGTATTTGCTTTCGGCTTATGGCGGAGTCTGGCTTGACGCGACAATTTATTTAACCAAACCGATTGAAGAAAGTTTGTTGCAAAAAGATTTCTTTGCGTTTCAACGCAGCAAAACGCCTCCGCCCGACGCTAATATTTATATAAAATACGACCCTTTGTATTTCTCGTGGAGTTCGACATTTCAAGTAAAAATGCTAAATTCTTTTATGATTGCGAAACCGAATAATAAAATAATAGCCGACCTTCTCACTATTTTGCTTGAATACTGGAGAAAAGAAGCGAAAACCCGGCACTATTTCTTTTTTCAGATTTGTTTTAACAGAATGACGCAACGGGACGAATGGAAAAACTTAAATTGCGAAATAATCGGCGATACCGACTGTCATAAATTTCAAACAGTGGCTTTAGATAAATTTGATTATCGTATTTACAAAGAGATAGTCGCAAAAAGCGATATCCACAAATTAACTTATAGATTTGATAGATTCGGACAAATTTCAGCCGGTTCGTTTTTTGACGTTCTTGCAAACGGGAATTTGGAACAGGAGAAGATATGA